In Janibacter cremeus, a genomic segment contains:
- a CDS encoding aconitate hydratase, with product MARTVAQKLIAEHLVEGSMEPGSEIGLTVDQTLTQDATGTMVMLELEAMGLDRIRTELSVQYVDHNLLQTDEKNPDDHLFLQSAAQRFGLWYSKPGNGVSHPVHQAHFGRPGATLIGSDSHTCAAGALGMLAIGVGGLEVAMAMAGQPLYVSMPQVWGVELTGELPDWVSAKDVVLEMLRRHGVKGGVGRVIEYHGPGLAQLTAMDRHVIANMGAELGATASVFPADVAVRDYLEAVGRGDDFTQIVADDGASYDETEHIDLSTLEPLIAKPSSPGNVVPVAEVEDEDVTQVVVGSSANPGLRDFAVVAEILDGQQSHTGVSVDINPTSREVLADLIAGGWLTSLVGSGARIHQSGCMGCIGMGQAPASGRNSLRTMPRNFPGRSGTEEDAVWLCSPETAAAAALTGRITDPRTLTDSHDLTYPRPTMPERYSTIADMLLAPLPQDEAEQVELVKGPNISSLPQFEPIEDRVEVPTLLVMGDDVSTDEIMPAGSQVLPFRSNIPKIADFSFVRVDETYPERAKGGEGHVVVAGENYGQGSSREHAVIAPRYLGLVAVIAKSFARIHWQNLANFGVLPLEFDDPSDHDSISIDDVVVLDGVHDALRSGRNLTATIGGREVALHHRLSDRQVDMVLAGGRIPLTAQAL from the coding sequence GTGGCACGCACAGTCGCCCAGAAGCTCATCGCCGAGCACCTCGTGGAGGGCTCGATGGAGCCGGGGTCGGAGATCGGCCTGACCGTCGACCAGACGCTCACCCAGGACGCGACCGGCACGATGGTGATGCTCGAGCTGGAGGCGATGGGTCTCGACCGCATCCGCACGGAGCTGTCGGTGCAGTACGTCGACCACAACCTGCTGCAGACCGACGAGAAGAACCCCGACGACCACCTCTTCCTGCAGTCCGCGGCGCAGCGCTTCGGGCTCTGGTACTCCAAGCCCGGCAACGGTGTCTCCCACCCGGTGCACCAGGCGCACTTCGGTCGTCCCGGCGCGACGTTGATCGGGTCGGACTCGCACACCTGCGCCGCGGGCGCGCTGGGCATGCTGGCGATCGGCGTCGGCGGCCTCGAGGTCGCGATGGCGATGGCCGGGCAGCCGCTCTACGTGTCCATGCCACAGGTGTGGGGCGTCGAGCTGACCGGTGAGCTGCCCGACTGGGTCTCCGCCAAGGACGTCGTACTGGAGATGCTGCGACGCCACGGCGTCAAGGGCGGCGTCGGTCGGGTCATCGAGTACCACGGGCCGGGGCTGGCACAGCTGACCGCGATGGATCGGCACGTCATCGCCAACATGGGCGCCGAGCTCGGGGCGACGGCCAGCGTCTTCCCCGCCGACGTGGCCGTGCGCGACTACCTCGAGGCCGTCGGGCGCGGGGACGACTTCACGCAGATCGTGGCCGACGACGGCGCGAGCTATGACGAGACCGAGCACATCGACCTCTCCACGCTGGAGCCACTGATCGCCAAGCCCTCCTCACCGGGCAACGTCGTGCCGGTCGCCGAGGTCGAGGACGAGGACGTCACCCAGGTGGTCGTCGGCTCCTCCGCGAACCCGGGCCTGCGCGACTTCGCCGTCGTGGCCGAGATCCTCGACGGCCAGCAGTCCCACACCGGGGTGTCCGTCGACATCAATCCCACCTCCCGGGAAGTCCTGGCCGACCTCATCGCCGGCGGGTGGCTGACCTCGCTCGTCGGCTCCGGGGCGCGGATCCACCAGTCGGGCTGCATGGGTTGCATCGGGATGGGGCAGGCCCCGGCGAGTGGCCGCAACTCCCTGCGCACCATGCCGCGCAACTTCCCCGGACGCTCGGGCACCGAGGAGGACGCCGTCTGGCTGTGCTCCCCCGAGACCGCGGCGGCCGCGGCCCTGACCGGCAGGATCACCGACCCGCGCACGCTCACGGACAGCCACGACCTCACCTACCCCCGCCCGACGATGCCGGAGCGCTACAGCACCATCGCCGACATGCTGCTGGCTCCCCTGCCGCAGGACGAGGCGGAGCAGGTCGAGCTGGTCAAGGGGCCGAACATCTCCTCGCTCCCGCAGTTCGAGCCGATCGAGGACCGCGTGGAGGTGCCCACGCTGCTCGTCATGGGCGACGACGTCTCCACCGACGAGATCATGCCGGCCGGGTCCCAGGTGCTGCCCTTCCGCAGCAACATCCCCAAGATCGCCGACTTCTCCTTCGTCCGCGTCGACGAGACCTACCCGGAGCGGGCGAAGGGAGGCGAGGGCCACGTGGTCGTCGCCGGCGAGAACTACGGGCAGGGGTCCTCCCGTGAGCACGCGGTGATCGCGCCGCGCTACCTGGGTCTGGTCGCCGTGATCGCCAAGTCCTTCGCCCGCATCCACTGGCAGAACCTCGCCAACTTCGGTGTCCTGCCGCTGGAGTTCGACGACCCGTCCGACCACGACTCGATCTCGATCGACGATGTCGTCGTGCTCGACGGGGTGCACGACGCCCTGCGGTCCGGACGCAACCTCACCGCGACGATCGGCGGACGCGAGGTCGCGCTGCACCACCGCCTCTCTGACCGTCAGGTCGACATGGTGCTCGCCGGTGGCCGGATCCCGCTCACCGCGCAGGCGCTCTGA
- a CDS encoding type 1 glutamine amidotransferase domain-containing protein gives MQDMTGRRIAVVLANSGVEQVELTTPWRALGDAGAQMTLIAPTAGTVQAFNNDVEKGDTFEADVAMAEARIADYDALVLPGGTTNADRLRLDADAVRFVADFAGAGKPIASICHGPWALVEAGVVDGKTLTSYPSLRTDIRNAGGTWVDEESFTCPAGGFALVTSRNPGDLDAFVDAAAKAFA, from the coding sequence ATGCAGGACATGACGGGCAGGAGGATCGCTGTCGTCCTCGCCAACTCCGGCGTGGAGCAGGTCGAGTTGACCACGCCGTGGCGGGCGCTCGGTGACGCCGGTGCGCAGATGACCCTCATCGCTCCGACTGCGGGCACGGTCCAGGCCTTCAACAACGACGTGGAGAAGGGCGACACCTTCGAGGCCGACGTGGCAATGGCCGAGGCCCGCATCGCCGATTACGACGCCCTGGTCCTGCCGGGCGGCACCACCAATGCCGACCGTCTGCGGTTGGACGCCGACGCGGTCCGGTTCGTTGCGGACTTCGCCGGGGCCGGCAAGCCGATCGCGTCGATCTGCCACGGTCCGTGGGCGCTGGTCGAGGCCGGTGTGGTCGACGGCAAGACGCTGACGTCCTACCCCTCCCTGCGGACCGATATCCGCAACGCGGGCGGCACGTGGGTCGATGAGGAGTCGTTCACCTGCCCTGCGGGGGGATTCGCCCTCGTCACCAGCCGCAACCCCGGCGACCTCGATGCCTTCGTCGACGCCGCAGCGAAGGCCTTCGCCTGA
- a CDS encoding fatty acid--CoA ligase: MKSTMQDYQLTIASLMHHGTGVHPDSEVVTATAEGSRSISYAELGKRTAQLAGALRSLGVEGDDRVATFQWNNAEHLEAYLAIPSMGAVLHTLNIRLFPEQLIYVANHAQDKVVIVDDSLVGLLAAQLPHLETVTHVLVAGPDAAAADLDSLRSSGKEILLYEDVLADQSETFDWPEVDEDDAAAMCYTSGTTGNPKGVVYSHRSAYLHSMAACTGNVAGLTFTDRVLPIVPMFHANAWGLAYAAIMSGASLCMPDRWLQAEPLVRFINESRPTISGAVPTIWNDVLTHLDDHPEVRLDSLRRILCGGSAVPVSLMQALRERHDLDMVQAWGMTETSPVASVATVPLGVEGEEAWRYKGTAGRLLCGVEGRIVADDGSVLPRDGEAVGELEVKGPWVTAGYYASDDPEVEEKFDHGWLRTGDVGTLDHLGYITLTDRAKDVIKSGGEWISSVDLENSLMGHDAVLEAAVVGIPDEKWQERPLATIVVKQGATVTADELREYLATDFAKWQLPDAFAFIDEVPRTSVGKFDKKVLRQRFRQGDLRVEPLS; this comes from the coding sequence ATGAAGAGCACGATGCAGGACTACCAGCTGACCATCGCCTCCCTGATGCACCACGGGACGGGCGTCCACCCCGACTCCGAGGTGGTCACCGCGACCGCCGAGGGCTCCCGGTCCATCAGCTATGCCGAGCTCGGGAAGCGCACCGCCCAGCTCGCGGGCGCCCTGCGGTCGCTCGGCGTCGAGGGCGACGACCGGGTTGCCACCTTCCAGTGGAACAACGCCGAGCACCTCGAGGCCTACCTCGCGATCCCGTCGATGGGCGCGGTGCTGCACACGCTGAACATCCGCCTCTTCCCCGAGCAGCTGATCTACGTCGCCAACCATGCGCAGGACAAGGTCGTCATCGTCGACGACTCGCTCGTCGGCCTGCTCGCGGCGCAGCTGCCGCACCTGGAGACCGTCACCCACGTGCTCGTCGCGGGCCCCGACGCGGCCGCGGCGGACCTGGACTCCCTTCGCTCCTCCGGCAAGGAGATCCTGCTCTACGAGGACGTACTCGCCGACCAGAGCGAGACCTTCGACTGGCCCGAGGTGGACGAGGACGACGCCGCAGCCATGTGCTACACCAGCGGCACGACGGGCAACCCCAAGGGCGTGGTCTACAGCCACCGCTCCGCCTACCTGCACTCGATGGCCGCCTGCACGGGCAATGTCGCCGGGCTGACCTTCACCGACCGGGTCCTGCCGATCGTGCCGATGTTCCACGCCAACGCCTGGGGGCTGGCCTACGCCGCGATCATGAGCGGCGCCTCGTTGTGCATGCCCGACCGGTGGCTGCAGGCCGAGCCGCTCGTGCGCTTCATCAACGAGAGCCGACCGACGATCTCCGGCGCGGTGCCCACGATCTGGAACGACGTGCTCACCCACCTCGACGACCACCCCGAGGTGAGGCTGGACTCCCTTCGCCGGATCCTGTGCGGTGGCTCCGCCGTCCCCGTCTCGCTGATGCAGGCACTGCGCGAGCGCCACGACCTCGACATGGTCCAGGCGTGGGGGATGACCGAGACCTCGCCGGTCGCCTCGGTCGCCACCGTCCCCCTCGGCGTCGAGGGCGAGGAGGCCTGGCGCTACAAGGGCACCGCCGGGCGGCTGCTCTGCGGCGTGGAGGGCCGCATCGTCGCCGACGACGGCAGCGTGCTGCCCCGCGACGGCGAGGCCGTCGGTGAGCTGGAGGTCAAGGGGCCGTGGGTGACGGCCGGCTACTACGCGTCCGACGACCCGGAGGTGGAGGAGAAGTTCGACCACGGCTGGTTGCGCACCGGTGACGTCGGCACCCTCGATCACCTCGGCTACATCACCCTGACCGACCGCGCGAAGGACGTCATCAAGTCCGGCGGCGAGTGGATCTCCTCGGTCGACCTGGAGAACTCGCTCATGGGTCACGATGCCGTCCTCGAGGCCGCGGTCGTCGGGATCCCGGACGAGAAGTGGCAGGAGCGTCCGCTGGCCACCATCGTCGTCAAGCAGGGCGCCACCGTCACCGCGGACGAGTTGCGCGAGTACCTCGCCACGGACTTCGCGAAGTGGCAGCTGCCGGACGCCTTCGCCTTCATCGACGAGGTCCCGCGCACCTCGGTCGGCAAGTTCGACAAGAAGGTGCTGCGTCAGCGTTTTCGCCAGGGGGATCTGCGGGTAGAGCCCTTGTCGTGA
- a CDS encoding FAD-dependent oxidoreductase has translation MTTTPAASESIDLDVIVLGGGPVGENLAQYAIEGGLSAAIVETERYGGECSYWACIPSKALLRPVSVVDTSAQLQGVTAGALDRDALLARRDTWVSHYDDTGQFDWVEDTGIAPVRGHGRLVGEREVEVTGEGGTHRLRARRAVVIATGSEPFVPPPYRDVHPWGSRDVTAVQEVPDRLVIIGGGVVACEAATWMAALGSRVTMLVRGPGLLAGQEPFVGELVADSLRTKGVEVRLSTEATEIDRPQAEDTGVGRIHGGPVTLTTADGMVEADEVLVATGRRPRLHDVGLDAVGLTEEDVSQGQLPQWLHALGDAGGEAPLTHWGKYRARVLGSHLADAAAGRPGEPVPADVPVPQVVFTDPQVGSVGLTALAAEEAGHEVVTAQSPFDATAGGALLRDDVSGRAALVVDGASGRLLGATFVGPEAGELVHGATIAIVGAVPVHLLRHAVPSFPTASELWLRMLEDLPGDLRRGSRVDQQG, from the coding sequence GTGACGACTACACCCGCCGCCAGCGAGTCCATCGACCTCGACGTCATCGTCCTCGGTGGTGGTCCCGTCGGGGAGAACCTCGCCCAGTACGCGATCGAGGGCGGCCTGAGCGCCGCGATCGTCGAGACCGAACGCTACGGCGGGGAGTGCAGCTACTGGGCGTGCATCCCGAGCAAGGCACTGCTGCGACCGGTGTCCGTCGTCGACACCAGCGCCCAGCTGCAGGGCGTGACCGCCGGAGCACTCGACCGCGACGCCCTCCTCGCCCGCCGGGACACGTGGGTTTCGCACTACGACGACACCGGCCAGTTCGACTGGGTCGAGGACACCGGGATCGCCCCCGTGCGCGGGCACGGTCGGCTCGTCGGCGAGCGGGAGGTCGAGGTGACCGGCGAAGGGGGGACCCACCGCCTGCGCGCCCGGCGCGCCGTGGTCATCGCCACCGGCAGCGAGCCCTTCGTGCCCCCGCCCTACCGCGACGTCCACCCCTGGGGGTCACGCGACGTCACCGCGGTGCAGGAGGTGCCGGACCGGCTCGTCATCATCGGCGGCGGGGTCGTCGCCTGCGAGGCCGCGACGTGGATGGCCGCACTCGGTTCCCGCGTGACGATGCTGGTGCGCGGGCCGGGCCTGCTCGCGGGGCAGGAGCCCTTCGTCGGGGAGCTGGTCGCCGACTCCCTTCGCACGAAGGGGGTGGAGGTGCGCCTGTCGACCGAGGCCACTGAAATCGACCGACCGCAGGCCGAGGACACCGGCGTCGGCCGGATCCACGGCGGACCGGTCACCCTCACCACCGCGGACGGGATGGTCGAGGCGGACGAGGTGCTCGTCGCCACCGGCCGCCGGCCGCGGCTGCACGACGTGGGTCTCGACGCCGTCGGGCTCACCGAGGAGGACGTGTCGCAGGGGCAGCTGCCGCAGTGGCTGCACGCGCTCGGGGACGCCGGTGGGGAGGCGCCGCTGACGCACTGGGGGAAGTACCGTGCCCGGGTGCTCGGATCGCACCTGGCCGATGCGGCCGCCGGTCGCCCGGGTGAGCCGGTACCCGCCGACGTCCCCGTGCCACAGGTCGTCTTCACCGACCCGCAGGTCGGGTCGGTCGGCCTGACGGCCCTCGCTGCCGAGGAGGCCGGCCACGAGGTGGTCACCGCGCAGTCACCCTTCGACGCGACGGCGGGTGGCGCGCTGTTGCGCGACGACGTCAGCGGCCGGGCCGCGCTCGTCGTCGACGGGGCCAGCGGGCGGCTGCTCGGCGCGACCTTCGTCGGCCCCGAGGCGGGCGAGCTGGTCCACGGCGCGACGATCGCCATCGTGGGCGCGGTCCCGGTGCACCTGCTGCGGCACGCAGTGCCGTCCTTCCCGACGGCGTCCGAGCTGTGGTTGCGTATGTTGGAGGACCTACCCGGTGATTTGCGCCGCGGATCGCGGGTAGACCAGCAGGGATGA
- a CDS encoding DUF2200 domain-containing protein, with translation MSKIFTMSVASVYVHYVTKVERKGRTTDELDEVIRWLTGFDQQQLQRHLDDETTFEDFFAEATLNPHASLITGSVCGVKVQEVEDPLMRQIRYMDKLVDELAKGKAMDTILRG, from the coding sequence ATGAGCAAGATCTTCACCATGAGCGTCGCCTCCGTGTACGTGCACTACGTCACCAAGGTCGAGCGCAAGGGCCGCACGACGGACGAGCTCGACGAGGTGATCCGCTGGCTGACCGGCTTCGACCAGCAGCAGCTGCAGCGCCACCTCGACGACGAGACGACCTTCGAGGACTTCTTCGCCGAGGCGACCCTCAACCCCCACGCCTCCCTGATCACCGGCTCCGTCTGCGGCGTGAAGGTCCAGGAGGTCGAGGACCCGCTCATGCGGCAGATCCGCTACATGGACAAGCTCGTCGACGAGCTGGCCAAGGGCAAGGCCATGGACACCATCCTGCGCGGCTGA
- a CDS encoding ABC transporter permease has product MSRPLSLRVELRRQVTRPRTRWAYVVLIALPLVVVAAFTLGDDDSTGQGFAGLATSGAANFAVFMLLITAQLLILILAALFVGDPVPAEASWASLRYLLIAPVPRVRLLTSKVLVGLGLTALAVLVLLGWVLLVGGVVYGWSPLSLSDGGTLGWGHVLSRLGVAAGYVFIAQLPFAAVAFWMGVRTDAPLAAVGVAVIASIVSSILDALTTLGDYRRALPNHYSQEWIGLFTADPDYAALLPGVLWALLYAVVFIALGYRHFARKDVLS; this is encoded by the coding sequence ATGAGCCGCCCCCTCAGCCTGCGCGTGGAGCTGCGGCGCCAGGTCACCCGACCCCGTACCCGGTGGGCCTACGTGGTCCTGATCGCCCTCCCGCTGGTCGTGGTCGCCGCCTTCACCCTGGGCGATGACGACAGCACGGGGCAGGGCTTCGCCGGCCTCGCCACGTCGGGAGCAGCCAACTTCGCGGTCTTCATGCTGCTCATCACTGCTCAGCTGCTCATCCTCATCCTGGCGGCCCTCTTCGTCGGCGACCCGGTGCCGGCGGAGGCCTCGTGGGCCTCGCTGCGCTACCTGCTCATCGCCCCGGTGCCACGGGTCAGGTTGCTCACCAGCAAGGTGCTCGTCGGGCTGGGCCTGACTGCCCTGGCGGTGCTCGTCCTGCTGGGGTGGGTACTGCTGGTGGGGGGAGTGGTCTACGGCTGGAGCCCGCTGTCGCTGAGCGACGGCGGGACGCTCGGCTGGGGCCACGTGCTCTCCCGCCTCGGGGTGGCCGCCGGATACGTCTTCATCGCCCAGCTGCCCTTCGCCGCAGTGGCCTTCTGGATGGGCGTGCGCACCGACGCGCCGCTGGCCGCGGTCGGCGTCGCCGTGATCGCGTCGATCGTCTCCTCGATCCTGGACGCGCTGACCACGCTCGGGGACTACCGGCGGGCGCTGCCCAACCACTACTCGCAGGAGTGGATCGGGCTGTTCACCGCGGACCCGGACTACGCGGCCCTGCTGCCCGGGGTGTTGTGGGCACTGCTGTATGCCGTGGTCTTCATCGCCCTCGGGTATCGCCATTTTGCCCGCAAGGACGTGCTCAGCTGA
- a CDS encoding NAD(P)/FAD-dependent oxidoreductase, whose product MTIAIIGAGLTGASAAAELREQGYEGDIVLVGAEPHAPYERPPLSKDILLGTGTAADAAVKDADWYEQQRIELITGSEVSDLDPAARTFVVDGRTISYDELLVATGATSRHLPMVDESGAPFAYLRTIEESEALRKNLSGRLLVIGAGWIGLEVASAARQAGGTVTVVEAAATPLSGPIGPEMAEVFAGLHREHGVDLRTSTSVTAIEHGEDRALRRDEGASKGSTRATLSDGTEVVADIVLVAIGAQPEVALAQSAGLDVDNGILVDERLRTSDPHVFAAGDVANHDHPTVGRVRVEHWDSAIHQGRHAARSMLGGQEAYTRQPYFFTDQYDLGMEYIGHLGPDGYDEVVIRGDRDSRVLNALMITSGRVVAGMHTNDWDATDHLRACVGNEATDALRDVSIPLAQAHG is encoded by the coding sequence ATGACCATCGCGATCATCGGAGCCGGGCTCACCGGCGCCAGCGCCGCCGCCGAGCTGCGCGAGCAGGGCTATGAGGGGGACATCGTCCTCGTGGGCGCCGAACCCCATGCACCCTATGAGCGCCCGCCGCTGTCCAAGGACATCCTGCTGGGCACCGGCACCGCCGCGGACGCCGCCGTCAAGGACGCCGACTGGTACGAGCAGCAGCGGATCGAGCTGATCACCGGGAGCGAGGTCAGCGACCTCGACCCGGCCGCGCGGACCTTCGTCGTCGACGGGCGCACGATCAGCTACGACGAGCTGCTCGTCGCCACCGGTGCCACCTCGCGCCACCTGCCGATGGTCGACGAGTCCGGCGCCCCCTTCGCCTACCTGCGCACGATCGAGGAGTCCGAGGCACTGCGGAAGAACCTCTCCGGGCGCCTGCTGGTCATCGGGGCCGGCTGGATCGGGCTCGAGGTCGCCTCCGCGGCCCGACAGGCCGGCGGCACGGTCACCGTCGTCGAGGCAGCGGCGACGCCCCTGTCCGGACCCATCGGCCCGGAGATGGCCGAGGTCTTCGCCGGACTGCACCGCGAGCACGGCGTCGACCTGCGCACCAGCACGAGCGTCACGGCCATCGAGCACGGCGAAGACCGTGCCCTGAGGCGCGACGAAGGAGCCTCGAAGGGGAGTACCCGCGCCACCCTGTCCGACGGCACCGAGGTCGTCGCGGACATCGTCCTCGTCGCGATCGGGGCGCAGCCCGAGGTCGCGCTGGCGCAGTCAGCCGGTCTGGACGTCGACAACGGGATCCTCGTCGACGAGCGGCTGCGTACGAGCGACCCGCACGTCTTCGCCGCCGGTGACGTGGCCAACCACGACCACCCGACGGTGGGGCGGGTCCGGGTCGAGCACTGGGACAGCGCCATCCACCAGGGTCGCCACGCGGCCCGCAGCATGCTCGGGGGCCAGGAGGCGTACACGCGTCAGCCCTACTTCTTCACCGACCAGTACGACCTGGGGATGGAGTACATCGGCCACCTCGGTCCGGACGGCTATGACGAGGTCGTCATCCGCGGAGACCGCGACTCGCGGGTGCTCAACGCCCTGATGATCACCTCCGGTCGGGTCGTTGCCGGCATGCACACCAACGACTGGGATGCGACTGACCACCTGCGCGCGTGCGTCGGGAACGAGGCCACCGACGCTCTGCGCGACGTGTCGATCCCACTGGCGCAGGCTCACGGCTGA
- a CDS encoding alpha/beta fold hydrolase, whose translation MHPLVRRLPVAAVALGVLGAPAAAAMPGDGDAEVRVEQVRVQVGADPDGDRVTIDADVYHPADEGESSHEAVLLAHGFGGSKDDLSERARVLAEHGYLVVGYSARGFGDSGGSVHLNDPEYEVADARALVDLIAEQPQVRLDGPGDPRVAVAGGSYGGALALMAAGSDPRIDSVAASITWHDLADAFFPQSARGVDDPGPFKALWASNFFMSGLGGGLPADSLCGAFSPRVCTLFTTAAETGQADPDLLKLLSRHSPAPTLADIEAPVYLEQGMSDTLFGIHQADANATALQEAGVPVAVRWFNGGHDGATQSVAPGSADAGGPPGESEAPQPTDPSAQQEQQTQDLLTWLAGTLRADEPVTQETLPVPAFSYALPPAGRTGGDEDERLVEAASYPPAGADAEVLPMSPVAGTALVNPPGGVPQANTGLPGLGALGGLTAGLSTYPLSALPGQSVAFDTEPLEQDLTVVGRPHIDLELTSSGASSTLFLSLWEVRNGAPVLPRRLVAPVRVELTPGAATDVEVILPGGTWEMPAGSTWRVLVTATDAAYAGPDGVRADQVALAGRGLTVPVAAGAPMSTSSVWDRETLGVAGALGLLLLLLGGVALRRRRSRCPVREDLADVPLAVDGLVKAYPDGHRAVDDVSWRAERGQVVGLLGPNGAGKTTTLRMVMGLIRPDAGSVHVLGRPVTAGADVLRRVGALVEGPGFVPHLSGRANLLSYWAATGRAAEEAQLEEALEIAALGDAIDRPVRAYSQGMRQRLGIAQAMLGMPEVLILDEPTNGLDPPQIAAMRPMLAEYAAGGRTVIVSSHLLAEVELTCSHVVVMHAGRVLVSGSVDDVGVAEGHTLESVFLSTIAGAGDGDHLNQVRPR comes from the coding sequence ATGCACCCTTTGGTCCGCCGGCTCCCGGTCGCTGCCGTGGCTCTTGGCGTGCTGGGTGCCCCAGCCGCAGCAGCGATGCCCGGTGACGGTGATGCGGAGGTGCGTGTCGAGCAGGTGAGGGTGCAGGTGGGCGCGGACCCGGACGGTGACCGGGTCACCATCGACGCCGACGTCTACCACCCCGCGGACGAGGGCGAGAGTTCCCACGAGGCGGTGCTGCTCGCGCACGGTTTCGGTGGCAGCAAGGACGACCTCTCCGAGCGGGCACGCGTCCTGGCAGAGCACGGGTATCTCGTGGTCGGATACAGCGCGCGGGGGTTCGGCGACTCCGGCGGGTCGGTGCACCTCAACGACCCCGAGTACGAAGTTGCCGATGCCCGTGCACTGGTGGACCTGATCGCGGAGCAGCCGCAGGTACGACTGGACGGGCCGGGTGACCCGAGGGTCGCGGTCGCCGGAGGCAGCTACGGCGGCGCCCTGGCCCTGATGGCCGCAGGGTCCGACCCCCGCATCGACTCGGTGGCCGCCTCGATCACCTGGCACGACCTGGCCGACGCCTTCTTCCCCCAGTCGGCGCGCGGGGTCGACGATCCCGGACCGTTCAAGGCGCTGTGGGCCTCGAACTTCTTCATGAGCGGGCTGGGTGGCGGATTGCCGGCCGACTCGCTCTGCGGCGCATTCTCCCCGCGGGTGTGCACGTTGTTCACCACGGCTGCCGAGACCGGTCAGGCCGACCCCGACCTGCTGAAGCTGCTGAGCAGGCACAGCCCTGCGCCCACGCTCGCTGACATCGAGGCGCCGGTCTACCTCGAGCAGGGCATGTCCGACACGTTGTTCGGGATCCACCAGGCCGATGCCAACGCCACGGCCTTGCAGGAGGCCGGGGTACCCGTGGCCGTCAGGTGGTTCAACGGGGGGCACGACGGCGCCACCCAGAGCGTCGCCCCGGGATCGGCCGACGCCGGCGGGCCACCCGGCGAGAGCGAGGCGCCCCAGCCCACCGACCCGTCCGCTCAGCAGGAGCAGCAAACCCAGGACCTGCTGACCTGGCTGGCCGGCACGCTGCGCGCCGACGAACCCGTCACGCAGGAGACGTTGCCCGTGCCCGCCTTCAGCTACGCACTGCCCCCAGCCGGCCGCACGGGTGGCGACGAGGACGAGCGACTCGTCGAGGCCGCGAGCTATCCCCCGGCCGGTGCCGACGCCGAGGTGTTGCCGATGTCCCCGGTGGCAGGGACAGCACTGGTCAACCCACCGGGTGGGGTGCCGCAGGCCAACACCGGCCTGCCGGGTCTCGGTGCTCTCGGCGGACTGACGGCGGGGCTGTCGACCTACCCGCTCTCCGCGCTGCCGGGGCAGTCGGTGGCCTTCGACACCGAGCCGCTCGAGCAGGACCTGACTGTGGTCGGTCGGCCGCACATCGATCTCGAGCTCACCTCGAGCGGGGCGAGCAGCACGCTCTTCCTCTCGCTGTGGGAGGTACGCAATGGCGCCCCCGTCCTGCCACGACGGCTCGTTGCTCCCGTCCGAGTCGAGCTGACCCCGGGCGCAGCCACCGACGTGGAGGTGATCCTGCCCGGCGGAACCTGGGAGATGCCGGCCGGCTCCACATGGCGGGTGCTGGTCACGGCCACCGACGCGGCGTACGCGGGGCCGGACGGGGTCCGCGCCGATCAGGTGGCGCTGGCAGGTCGGGGTCTGACCGTCCCGGTCGCCGCCGGTGCCCCGATGAGCACCAGCAGTGTCTGGGACCGCGAGACGCTAGGGGTGGCGGGTGCCCTGGGCCTGCTGCTCCTGCTGCTCGGGGGCGTGGCACTGCGCCGGCGGCGTTCCCGGTGCCCGGTGCGCGAGGATCTCGCCGATGTGCCCCTGGCCGTCGACGGGCTCGTCAAGGCCTACCCCGACGGGCACCGCGCAGTCGACGACGTGAGCTGGCGGGCCGAGCGAGGCCAGGTCGTCGGGCTCCTCGGTCCCAACGGTGCCGGCAAGACCACGACGTTGCGGATGGTCATGGGGCTGATCCGCCCCGATGCCGGCAGCGTGCACGTCCTGGGACGGCCGGTCACGGCCGGGGCCGACGTGTTGCGTCGGGTCGGCGCGCTCGTGGAGGGCCCCGGCTTCGTGCCGCACCTCAGCGGACGGGCCAACCTGCTCTCCTACTGGGCCGCCACCGGTAGGGCCGCCGAGGAGGCGCAGCTGGAGGAGGCTCTCGAGATCGCTGCGCTCGGCGACGCGATCGATCGCCCGGTCAGGGCATACAGCCAAGGCATGCGGCAACGCCTCGGCATCGCGCAGGCGATGCTCGGGATGCCGGAGGTGCTCATCCTCGACGAGCCGACCAACGGGCTGGATCCACCGCAGATCGCCGCCATGCGCCCGATGCTCGCCGAGTACGCCGCAGGTGGGCGCACCGTGATCGTCTCCAGCCACCTGCTGGCCGAGGTCGAGCTGACCTGCTCGCACGTCGTCGTGATGCACGCCGGCCGGGTGCTGGTCTCCGGCTCGGTCGACGACGTCGGTGTCGCGGAGGGGCACACCCTGGAGTCGGTCTTCCTCTCGACCATCGCCGGGGCCGGCGACGGTGACCACCTCAACCAGGTGCGACCACGATGA